A single window of Sporosarcina sp. FSL W7-1349 DNA harbors:
- a CDS encoding cytochrome c oxidase subunit I, producing MSSVAQKKGFGATLWDWMTTVDHKKIGILYFVGGGFFFVLGGIEAMIIRLQLLKPNNDLVSAGLFNDLITMHGTTMIFLAAMPILFGFMNAIVPLQIGARDVAFPFINSLGFWMFFFGGLFLNISWLVGQVPDAGWTSYASLSLASEGHGIDFYAIGLQIAGGGTLMAGINFLVTIINMRAPGMTYMRMPLFTWTTFVASAMILFAFPPLTVGLFFLTFDRMFGGNFFDHLNGGNTIIWEHIFWIFGHPEVYILILPAFGIFSEIFSTFARKRLFGYPSMVFATVLIGFLGFMVWAHHMFTVGLGPTANAIFAVATMAIAVPTGVKIFNWLLTMWGGSIKVTTPMLYALGFIPSFVMGGVTGVMQGAAPLDYQLHDSYFIVAHFHYVIVGGVVLAILAATHYWWPKMFGTMLNEALGKITFVFFFIGFHMTFLIQHWLGFWGMPRRVWTFMDGQGWNTANYISTIGALLMAVGVIVLVINIVMTSVRNVKVGNDPWGDGRTLEWAIESPPVFYNFAATPLVRGLDTVWIEKQEGNESGLTAAEPVTDIHMPNGSIIPFLMTLGLFIAGFGAMFRTETSWGLAVLIFGLAWTFVAMGVRSLKDDLGFYVKKEDILNDLKRKGGQN from the coding sequence GTGAGTTCAGTTGCTCAAAAAAAGGGTTTTGGCGCAACGTTGTGGGACTGGATGACAACAGTCGACCATAAGAAAATCGGGATTCTATATTTCGTGGGCGGAGGCTTCTTCTTCGTACTCGGCGGTATAGAAGCGATGATTATCCGTTTGCAGCTATTAAAACCGAACAACGATCTTGTCAGTGCTGGGCTTTTCAATGATCTGATCACGATGCACGGTACGACGATGATCTTCCTTGCGGCCATGCCGATATTATTCGGTTTTATGAACGCGATCGTGCCTCTTCAGATTGGAGCACGGGACGTTGCGTTCCCATTCATTAACTCGTTAGGTTTCTGGATGTTCTTCTTCGGAGGATTATTCCTTAATATTTCATGGTTAGTTGGCCAAGTGCCGGATGCCGGATGGACGTCTTATGCGTCATTATCACTTGCATCTGAAGGACATGGTATTGACTTCTATGCAATCGGTCTTCAAATAGCCGGTGGTGGTACGTTAATGGCGGGAATCAACTTCCTGGTCACCATCATTAACATGCGTGCTCCGGGTATGACTTACATGCGTATGCCATTGTTTACATGGACTACGTTCGTCGCATCAGCAATGATTCTATTCGCTTTCCCTCCACTTACAGTCGGATTGTTCTTCTTGACATTCGACCGTATGTTCGGTGGAAATTTCTTTGATCATCTCAATGGTGGTAATACAATTATCTGGGAGCATATTTTCTGGATTTTCGGTCACCCTGAGGTTTACATTCTGATTTTGCCGGCATTCGGTATTTTCTCTGAAATCTTCTCGACGTTTGCACGGAAGCGCCTGTTCGGTTATCCGTCCATGGTATTCGCTACGGTACTCATCGGGTTCCTCGGTTTCATGGTTTGGGCTCACCATATGTTCACAGTAGGTCTTGGACCGACTGCGAACGCGATCTTTGCGGTTGCAACAATGGCGATTGCCGTACCAACTGGGGTTAAGATCTTTAACTGGTTACTTACTATGTGGGGCGGCAGTATCAAAGTTACGACTCCGATGTTGTATGCTCTAGGTTTCATTCCATCATTCGTCATGGGTGGAGTTACAGGTGTTATGCAGGGTGCGGCTCCGCTTGACTATCAATTGCATGACTCCTACTTTATCGTTGCCCACTTCCACTACGTTATCGTCGGTGGGGTAGTACTTGCGATTTTGGCAGCTACTCATTATTGGTGGCCAAAAATGTTCGGTACGATGCTGAACGAAGCACTTGGTAAAATTACATTCGTATTTTTCTTTATCGGTTTCCACATGACATTCCTGATCCAGCACTGGTTAGGATTCTGGGGAATGCCGCGCCGTGTCTGGACGTTCATGGACGGACAAGGCTGGAACACTGCAAACTACATCAGTACGATTGGTGCCCTTCTCATGGCAGTTGGGGTTATCGTACTCGTCATCAACATCGTGATGACTTCTGTAAGAAATGTGAAAGTTGGAAATGACCCTTGGGGCGACGGACGTACGCTTGAATGGGCAATCGAATCACCTCCAGTCTTCTACAACTTTGCTGCAACACCACTTGTACGTGGACTTGACACAGTGTGGATTGAGAAACAGGAGGGGAATGAATCAGGCCTCACAGCTGCTGAGCCTGTTACGGATATCCATATGCCGAACGGTTCCATTATTCCGTTCCTCATGACACTTGGATTATTCATTGCCGGATTTGGTGCGATGTTCCGTACCGAAACTTCATGGGGCTTGGCGGTTCTCATTTTCGGTCTTGCTTGGACATTCGTTGCGATGGGAGTACGTTCCTTGAAAGACGATTTGGGCTTCTATGTTAAGAAAGAAGACATTCTCAATGATCTAAAACGCAAAGGGGGTCAAAACTGA
- the coxB gene encoding cytochrome c oxidase subunit II, with the protein MMKGLKKWRLFSLLAVLTVFLAGCGQEEISTLLPAGQVGRDQFNLLLLSSAIMLLVILVVVTIYVIALVRFRRSKFGEKHIPEQVEGSHTLELVWTIIPILLILLLAVPTVYYTYKLGDVTAMGAVDDEGNAENLVVDVTAKLYWWEFEYPDLGIVTAQELVVPTDEKVYFNLIAADVKHSFWIPAVGGKLDTNVENVNKFYLVFEKESKDLKDGVFYGKCAELCGPSHALMDFKVKTMPRAEFDQWAASMQATADNQVVANPQGEDVFQQSCIGCHAVSGVGETGAQGPNLATFGDRNRIAGFMDHTEEDLKDWIVDTQKHKPGNKMPSFPQLSDAELDALSEYLMGLSVEK; encoded by the coding sequence ATGATGAAAGGACTCAAAAAGTGGCGTCTCTTTTCTCTTTTGGCAGTTCTGACAGTGTTCCTTGCCGGGTGCGGACAAGAAGAGATATCCACGCTCCTTCCCGCCGGTCAAGTCGGAAGGGACCAATTCAATTTGCTGCTATTGTCATCAGCAATTATGTTACTCGTTATCCTTGTTGTCGTTACCATCTACGTGATTGCTCTAGTTCGTTTCCGTCGTTCCAAATTTGGCGAGAAACATATTCCTGAGCAAGTTGAAGGAAGCCACACACTGGAACTGGTATGGACAATCATTCCGATTCTTCTGATCCTGCTCTTAGCCGTCCCTACGGTTTACTACACATATAAATTAGGGGATGTAACGGCGATGGGTGCTGTAGATGATGAAGGGAATGCAGAAAACCTTGTTGTCGACGTGACAGCAAAACTATATTGGTGGGAATTCGAATATCCTGACCTCGGGATTGTGACGGCTCAGGAATTGGTTGTTCCGACTGATGAAAAAGTGTACTTCAATCTGATTGCCGCGGATGTTAAGCACTCGTTCTGGATTCCAGCAGTCGGCGGTAAGCTCGACACGAACGTTGAAAACGTTAATAAATTCTATTTAGTATTCGAAAAAGAATCAAAAGATCTAAAAGATGGTGTGTTCTACGGGAAATGTGCTGAACTTTGCGGACCATCACACGCACTTATGGACTTTAAAGTAAAAACTATGCCGCGTGCCGAATTTGATCAATGGGCAGCTTCCATGCAAGCAACTGCGGATAACCAAGTGGTTGCAAATCCACAAGGTGAAGATGTGTTCCAACAAAGCTGTATCGGATGTCACGCAGTATCTGGCGTGGGTGAAACTGGCGCGCAAGGACCAAACCTTGCAACTTTCGGTGACCGTAACCGCATTGCTGGATTCATGGACCATACGGAAGAAGATCTGAAAGACTGGATCGTGGATACACAAAAACATAAACCTGGCAACAAAATGCCATCTTTCCCTCAACTGAGTGATGCGGAACTAGATGCACTTTCCGAGTATCTCATGGGCTTATCTGTTGAGAAATGA
- the cyoE gene encoding heme o synthase: MSNGRTISTAVKPEMETASAFKDFLALIKIGIVNSNLITTFTGLFLAFQFTGRGFLHNLDLLVYAIAGTGLIIAGSAALNNLIDRDIDPIMSRTKSRPTVTGRFKAPAVLALALTFIVLGEILLFSASMPAGFWGLAGVFSYVVLYSMWSKRKHVANTIVGSISGAIPPLIGWAAVEPSLGVGAWALFLIMFIWQPPHFYALAMRRTEEYRAANIPMLPVVKGFARTKKSMLGWVLLLLPLPFLLMPLGIGFIVLATLLNLGWLYLALKGFKAEDDLKWATSMFIYSLNYMTILFVAMIIFSIFI; encoded by the coding sequence ATGTCAAACGGTCGAACTATTTCGACGGCGGTCAAACCGGAAATGGAAACGGCATCGGCCTTCAAGGATTTCCTTGCACTCATCAAAATCGGTATCGTCAATTCAAATCTGATTACGACATTCACCGGACTCTTCCTGGCATTTCAATTCACTGGCAGAGGTTTTCTGCATAACCTTGATCTGCTTGTTTATGCGATTGCGGGAACCGGATTGATCATCGCCGGGTCTGCGGCGCTGAATAATCTGATTGATCGTGATATCGACCCGATTATGTCAAGGACAAAATCGAGACCGACTGTGACAGGCCGCTTCAAAGCACCGGCTGTTTTGGCACTCGCACTCACATTCATTGTTCTCGGAGAAATCCTATTGTTCTCGGCATCCATGCCAGCAGGCTTTTGGGGTCTTGCGGGTGTGTTCAGTTATGTTGTACTCTATTCGATGTGGTCGAAACGGAAGCATGTCGCCAATACGATTGTCGGCAGCATTTCCGGTGCAATCCCACCGTTGATCGGATGGGCCGCGGTTGAGCCGTCGCTCGGAGTCGGTGCATGGGCGCTGTTCCTAATCATGTTCATCTGGCAGCCGCCGCATTTCTACGCGTTGGCGATGCGTCGGACGGAGGAGTACCGGGCTGCGAATATTCCAATGCTGCCGGTTGTAAAAGGATTTGCCAGGACGAAGAAGTCGATGCTCGGCTGGGTTCTTTTGCTGTTGCCATTGCCATTTTTGCTCATGCCTTTAGGAATCGGTTTCATAGTACTTGCAACGTTGTTGAACCTTGGATGGCTTTATCTGGCTCTTAAAGGGTTCAAGGCGGAAGACGACCTGAAATGGGCGACTTCCATGTTCATCTATTCACTGAACTACATGACAATCTTGTTTGTAGCCATGATTATCTTTTCTATTTTTATCTAA
- a CDS encoding COX15/CtaA family protein, whose product MRYNKYLKWFAVASTVGMLLILLGGALVTKTDSGMGCGRHWPGCNGQLIPDEITPEVLIEFSHRLVTGAVGILIVVLAIWSWKSIGHIRETKFLAFMAVFFLILQALIGAAQVLWGQGDFILALHFGISLISFASVLLLTLLIFEVDQKFDADKIRIGKPLKWHTIGVSIYSYIVVYTGALVRHTNSGLVCADWPLCHNGQFGLPGNMYEWVQMGHRTAAALIFIWIGIIAIHAFRHYKDQRAILWGWIIAFLLVTAQVITGMIVILTKLNLYIALLHSLFISLLFGLLTYMVLLVSRSKDSKQ is encoded by the coding sequence TTGCGATATAATAAATATTTAAAATGGTTCGCGGTCGCTTCGACTGTCGGGATGTTGCTCATCCTTCTAGGCGGAGCCCTGGTAACGAAGACGGACAGTGGAATGGGATGCGGACGGCATTGGCCAGGATGTAATGGCCAGCTCATCCCCGATGAAATCACACCCGAAGTGCTCATCGAATTTTCCCATCGTCTCGTAACCGGTGCAGTCGGGATTTTAATCGTCGTTTTGGCGATTTGGTCTTGGAAATCGATTGGCCATATTCGGGAAACTAAATTTTTGGCGTTCATGGCCGTTTTTTTCCTGATCTTACAGGCACTTATCGGGGCAGCTCAAGTATTATGGGGACAAGGTGACTTCATCCTCGCTTTACATTTTGGCATCTCGCTCATTTCATTTGCCTCTGTCCTTTTGCTGACTCTACTCATTTTCGAGGTTGACCAGAAATTCGATGCGGATAAAATCCGAATTGGCAAACCGCTGAAATGGCATACAATCGGCGTATCCATTTACTCATACATTGTCGTCTATACCGGGGCGCTCGTCCGTCATACAAATTCAGGGCTCGTTTGTGCGGATTGGCCGCTTTGCCACAACGGACAGTTTGGATTACCGGGGAATATGTATGAATGGGTGCAGATGGGGCATCGCACTGCCGCAGCCCTCATCTTCATCTGGATCGGCATCATCGCTATTCATGCCTTCCGCCATTACAAGGACCAACGTGCCATCCTTTGGGGCTGGATCATCGCCTTCCTATTGGTTACGGCGCAAGTTATCACAGGAATGATTGTCATTCTGACCAAGTTGAACCTTTACATCGCTCTGTTACACTCCCTATTCATCTCTTTGCTTTTCGGCCTGTTGACGTATATGGTTCTACTCGTTTCAAGAAGCAAGGATAGCAAACAATAG
- the pyc gene encoding pyruvate carboxylase: MEKIEKILVANRGEIAIRIFRACTELNIPTVGIYSTEDSGSFHRYKADESYLVGKGKKPIDAYLDIEGIIAIAKDSGANAVHPGYGFLAENEEFARRLEEEGIIFIGPTSKHLDMFGDKVKAREQAIQAGIPVIPGSDGPVTSVGDVSAFGEENGYPIIIKASLGGGGRGMRIVQSADEVFEAYERARSEAKSAFGSDEVYVEKFINKPKHIEVQILGDSSGNVIHLYERDCSIQRRHQKVVEVAPSISLDDGLRNQICDAAVKLMKNVNYMNAGTVEFLVADGNFYFIEVNPRIQVEHTITEMVTGIDIVHAQIHIADGQNLHEGPSAIPAQAQIPLFGYAIQSRVTTEDPLNDFMPDTGKLMVYRSGGGFGVRLDAGNGFQGAVITPHYDSLLVKVSTWGMTFREAAGKMDRNLQEFRIRGIKTNIPFLENVVKHKNFLTGDYDTGFIDSTPELFLFPHRKDRGTKMLNYIGNVTINGFPGIGKQSKPLFHPARKPKVDLLTPPPAGTKQILDERGAEGLVRWIKEQEDVLLTDTTFRDAHQSLLATRVRTADITSIASESARMMPDLFSYEMWGGATFDVAYRFLKESPWERLLKLREQIPNVLFQMLLRGANAVGYKNYPDNVIREFVATSAQAGIDVFRIFDSLNWIKGMEVAIDEARASGKIAEAAICYTGDILDDSRAKYTVEYYKEMAKELEAAGAHILAIKDMAGLLKPEAAYRLISELKETIELPIHLHTHDTSGNGIFMYARAIEAGVDIVDTALGAMAGLTSQPSASSLYYALQGGERQVRADVKSLEDLSYYWEDVRKYYQHFESGMMSPHSEIYVHEMPGGQYSNLQQQAKAVGLGERWDEVKDMYSRVNLLFGDVVKVTPSSKVVGDMALFMVQNDLDEESVLLRGKSIDFPESVIEFFEGYIGQPYGGFPKELQEVVLKGREQITVRPGELLEDEDFDKIRAELNEKLERPVTSHEMLAHALYPKVFEEYCATHQMFGDVSVLSTPEFLYGMRLGEEIEVEIEKGKTLIIKLVSIGEPQSDATRVIYFELNGQPREVIIEDMSIESDTVKKQKADPQNESHIAATMPGTVLKVAVSKGTKVRRGEHMLITEAMKMETTIQAPFDGVVKDIHVSAGESIATGDLLIELDHA; this comes from the coding sequence ATGGAAAAGATTGAGAAAATTCTTGTAGCCAACCGAGGAGAAATTGCAATCCGCATATTTCGGGCTTGTACGGAATTGAACATTCCAACGGTCGGCATCTATTCGACGGAAGATAGTGGGTCATTCCATCGATACAAGGCAGACGAGTCCTACCTTGTGGGGAAAGGGAAAAAGCCGATTGATGCCTATCTGGACATCGAGGGAATCATCGCAATCGCGAAGGATTCCGGGGCGAATGCAGTCCATCCGGGATATGGCTTCTTAGCAGAGAATGAGGAGTTTGCCCGTCGCTTGGAAGAGGAAGGGATCATTTTCATCGGCCCAACTTCGAAGCACCTGGACATGTTCGGGGACAAAGTCAAAGCACGGGAACAGGCGATTCAAGCAGGAATTCCGGTCATTCCGGGGAGTGATGGCCCTGTAACGTCAGTAGGGGATGTATCGGCATTCGGAGAGGAAAATGGCTACCCGATCATCATCAAAGCTTCGCTCGGTGGTGGAGGCCGCGGAATGCGGATCGTCCAGTCTGCGGATGAAGTGTTCGAGGCGTATGAACGCGCCAGATCAGAAGCGAAATCTGCATTCGGTTCAGATGAGGTGTATGTTGAAAAATTTATCAATAAACCGAAGCATATCGAAGTTCAAATTTTGGGGGATTCGTCCGGTAACGTCATTCATCTGTATGAGCGAGACTGTTCGATCCAGCGTCGCCACCAGAAAGTAGTCGAAGTGGCGCCATCGATTTCGTTGGACGATGGATTGCGTAACCAAATTTGCGATGCAGCTGTGAAATTAATGAAGAACGTCAATTATATGAATGCAGGAACGGTTGAGTTCCTTGTTGCGGATGGAAATTTCTATTTCATCGAAGTCAATCCGCGGATCCAGGTGGAACATACCATTACTGAAATGGTGACGGGAATTGATATCGTCCATGCACAGATCCATATTGCAGATGGACAGAACCTTCATGAAGGACCATCCGCAATCCCTGCGCAGGCCCAGATACCGCTATTCGGCTACGCCATCCAATCGCGGGTGACGACAGAAGATCCTTTGAATGATTTCATGCCGGATACCGGGAAACTAATGGTGTATCGTTCCGGCGGCGGATTTGGCGTTCGCCTTGATGCCGGAAACGGGTTCCAAGGGGCTGTCATTACGCCGCATTATGATTCCTTGCTCGTGAAGGTGTCGACTTGGGGCATGACATTCCGCGAAGCGGCCGGCAAAATGGACCGTAACTTGCAGGAATTCCGAATTCGTGGCATTAAAACGAATATTCCGTTCCTTGAAAACGTTGTCAAACATAAAAACTTCTTAACTGGGGACTACGATACTGGTTTCATCGATTCCACGCCGGAATTATTTTTATTCCCTCATCGGAAAGACCGTGGGACGAAGATGCTCAATTATATCGGAAACGTCACCATCAATGGATTTCCGGGTATTGGAAAACAGTCGAAACCACTATTTCATCCAGCCAGAAAACCGAAAGTCGATTTGCTGACGCCGCCACCGGCAGGAACGAAGCAGATCTTGGACGAACGCGGAGCTGAAGGGCTCGTCCGGTGGATCAAGGAACAGGAGGATGTTCTTCTGACGGATACGACATTCCGGGATGCGCATCAATCCTTATTGGCAACGCGTGTCCGGACTGCTGATATTACGTCAATCGCATCCGAGTCGGCCCGTATGATGCCAGACTTGTTCTCCTATGAAATGTGGGGAGGAGCCACATTCGATGTCGCTTACCGTTTCTTGAAAGAGAGTCCATGGGAACGGCTATTGAAGCTGCGGGAGCAGATCCCGAATGTATTGTTCCAAATGCTGCTTCGCGGAGCCAACGCAGTCGGTTATAAAAACTATCCGGATAACGTCATCCGCGAGTTCGTGGCAACATCAGCGCAAGCGGGAATCGACGTATTCCGCATCTTCGACAGCTTGAACTGGATCAAAGGAATGGAAGTTGCCATTGATGAAGCACGCGCCTCGGGTAAAATTGCAGAAGCGGCCATCTGCTATACTGGTGATATTTTGGATGATTCCCGTGCGAAATATACAGTCGAGTACTATAAAGAGATGGCGAAAGAATTGGAAGCGGCAGGTGCCCATATTTTAGCTATCAAAGATATGGCGGGATTGCTGAAACCGGAAGCAGCCTATCGTTTGATTTCTGAATTAAAAGAAACGATTGAGTTGCCGATCCATTTGCATACTCATGATACGAGCGGCAACGGGATTTTCATGTATGCACGGGCCATCGAAGCGGGAGTCGACATTGTCGATACAGCGCTCGGCGCCATGGCGGGGCTCACGTCCCAACCGTCCGCCAGTTCCTTATATTACGCCTTGCAAGGCGGGGAACGTCAAGTGCGGGCTGATGTCAAGTCGTTGGAAGATTTATCGTACTACTGGGAAGATGTCCGGAAATATTATCAGCATTTCGAAAGCGGCATGATGAGCCCTCATTCGGAAATCTATGTCCATGAAATGCCGGGTGGCCAGTATTCCAACCTTCAACAACAGGCGAAAGCGGTCGGATTGGGCGAACGCTGGGATGAAGTGAAAGATATGTATTCCCGTGTCAACTTGTTGTTCGGGGATGTCGTCAAAGTGACTCCGTCCTCCAAGGTCGTCGGGGACATGGCATTGTTCATGGTGCAGAACGATCTGGATGAAGAATCTGTTTTGCTGCGCGGAAAATCGATTGACTTCCCGGAATCGGTCATCGAGTTTTTTGAAGGGTATATCGGGCAGCCATACGGCGGATTTCCGAAGGAGCTTCAAGAAGTCGTCTTAAAAGGCAGGGAACAGATTACGGTGCGCCCGGGCGAATTGCTCGAAGATGAAGACTTTGACAAAATTCGTGCAGAATTGAATGAGAAACTGGAGCGCCCGGTGACAAGCCACGAAATGCTGGCGCACGCGCTTTATCCGAAAGTGTTCGAGGAATATTGCGCAACGCATCAAATGTTCGGAGATGTCTCGGTCTTGAGCACGCCGGAATTCTTGTATGGGATGCGGCTGGGCGAAGAGATCGAGGTGGAGATCGAGAAGGGCAAAACGCTCATCATCAAATTGGTTTCCATCGGGGAGCCGCAATCCGACGCAACTCGTGTCATTTACTTCGAATTGAATGGACAACCGCGTGAAGTCATCATTGAAGATATGAGCATCGAATCCGATACTGTGAAAAAACAGAAGGCCGATCCTCAAAATGAATCGCATATCGCGGCCACAATGCCAGGAACTGTCCTGAAAGTCGCGGTTTCCAAAGGAACGAAAGTGAGACGGGGCGAGCATATGTTGATCACGGAAGCGATGAAGATGGAAACGACCATCCAGGCACCTTTCGATGGAGTCGTGAAAGACATTCATGTCAGCGCCGGAGAATCGATCGCAACCGGCGACTTGCTTATCGAATTAGACCATGCGTAA
- a CDS encoding FtsW/RodA/SpoVE family cell cycle protein — protein MKLYIRRLLKHFDFPLFFTYLILCLFGLVMIYSSSMGAAVNRYEYASDHYYRKQLINLAIAIPAFFMAAFFPYKNYKRKKLMIVSVIGMLCLLFSVHFIGSGDHVGANSWIKTPLGNIQPSEVAKLVIIVYFASVFAKKYEAGTIDNINKSIGPPILILVLAIISIMFETDIGTAFIIIIGSLSVLAASGIKKKTFMKLSGIVTMAMIPVALIIFVAWDFVMTDSRKGRLLSFLNPFDYLQGSGYQIANGYIAIGAGGVKGLGLGNSVQKMGYLPEPQTDVIMAVISEELGVFGSLVVIGGLGFIVLRALYIALQTKDPHARMLAAGIGSVIGIQTFVNLGGLTGLIPLTGVPLPFISYGGTSVILLSLSLGILMNVSIFTKYEKMKRRGSAL, from the coding sequence ATGAAACTTTATATAAGGCGCTTATTGAAGCATTTTGATTTTCCTCTGTTTTTTACCTATCTGATCCTCTGCCTGTTCGGGCTCGTCATGATTTACAGCTCGAGTATGGGGGCTGCCGTGAACCGGTATGAGTATGCTTCCGATCATTACTACCGGAAACAGCTTATTAACCTGGCCATTGCGATACCCGCTTTCTTCATGGCCGCCTTTTTTCCGTATAAAAACTATAAACGAAAAAAATTGATGATCGTCTCTGTAATCGGCATGCTCTGCCTTCTGTTCTCGGTCCATTTCATCGGGTCGGGGGATCACGTCGGAGCGAATAGCTGGATCAAGACGCCGTTAGGCAATATCCAGCCGTCCGAAGTTGCGAAGCTTGTAATCATTGTCTATTTTGCGAGTGTCTTTGCCAAGAAATACGAAGCTGGCACGATTGATAATATTAACAAATCGATCGGACCCCCTATTTTGATCCTCGTGCTTGCTATTATCTCGATCATGTTTGAGACAGATATTGGGACGGCTTTCATTATTATTATCGGTTCGCTCTCCGTCTTGGCCGCAAGCGGAATCAAGAAAAAGACTTTCATGAAATTGAGTGGAATTGTAACGATGGCCATGATTCCCGTTGCTTTGATCATTTTTGTTGCATGGGATTTCGTCATGACGGACTCGAGAAAAGGCCGGTTGCTGTCTTTCTTAAATCCTTTTGATTATTTGCAAGGCTCCGGTTATCAAATTGCAAACGGATATATTGCAATTGGTGCGGGTGGGGTAAAAGGACTAGGTCTAGGAAATTCTGTCCAAAAAATGGGATATTTACCCGAACCGCAGACGGATGTCATTATGGCTGTCATTTCAGAAGAGCTGGGTGTGTTCGGATCGCTTGTTGTAATAGGGGGACTCGGCTTCATCGTACTCCGCGCTCTCTACATTGCCCTACAGACAAAAGACCCACATGCACGGATGCTGGCAGCCGGAATCGGTAGTGTGATCGGCATTCAGACCTTTGTCAACCTAGGAGGCTTGACAGGACTAATTCCTCTTACAGGCGTCCCGCTCCCATTTATAAGTTATGGCGGAACCTCTGTTATTCTGTTATCTTTATCTTTAGGAATATTGATGAATGTGTCAATATTCACTAAATATGAAAAAATGAAAAGAAGAGGGAGTGCCTTGTGA
- a CDS encoding YlaN family protein: MDTDLQETYQEKALKQLQADADKIAQLIKVQMDHLTMPQCPLYEEVLDTQMYGLSREIDFAVKLGLIERHKGNEILSLLEKEMTVLHELYTKK; encoded by the coding sequence ATGGATACAGATTTGCAAGAAACATACCAAGAAAAGGCTTTGAAGCAGCTTCAAGCTGATGCCGATAAGATCGCCCAACTCATTAAGGTGCAAATGGACCATCTAACTATGCCGCAGTGCCCTTTATATGAAGAAGTCCTCGATACCCAAATGTACGGGCTATCCCGTGAGATTGATTTTGCGGTGAAACTCGGACTCATTGAAAGGCATAAGGGGAATGAAATCCTGTCCCTGCTTGAAAAAGAGATGACGGTTCTGCACGAATTATATACAAAAAAATAA
- a CDS encoding peptidyl-prolyl cis-trans isomerase produces MESIIPIQGKVKHVITLDPTVWIFDDRRIDLTTYFTQEQINIDEMEQYKKDMGKHWSREIMEGATFPPTLKTEAKYEKTKMLTGTFGILLQQFIRIAGPAEDAKTIVFELANGEEFSVPLEEGDRLIFKFSDEGKPLREDGPVHLLFTDGSNQNDPVRNIHAIRID; encoded by the coding sequence TTGGAATCTATCATTCCGATCCAAGGAAAGGTAAAGCATGTCATCACTTTAGATCCGACAGTTTGGATTTTTGATGACCGGCGGATCGACCTGACAACATACTTTACACAGGAACAGATCAACATTGATGAAATGGAACAATATAAAAAAGACATGGGCAAGCATTGGTCCCGTGAAATCATGGAAGGGGCCACCTTCCCACCCACATTGAAAACCGAGGCGAAATACGAGAAGACCAAAATGCTGACAGGAACATTCGGCATCCTGTTGCAACAATTCATTCGGATCGCGGGACCAGCGGAGGACGCCAAGACGATTGTGTTTGAACTGGCCAACGGAGAAGAGTTTTCTGTCCCTTTGGAAGAAGGAGATCGGCTGATTTTCAAATTCAGCGATGAAGGAAAACCACTCCGTGAAGATGGACCGGTTCATCTTCTATTCACAGACGGTTCCAATCAAAACGACCCCGTCCGCAACATCCACGCCATCCGAATCGACTGA
- a CDS encoding YlaI family protein: protein MRVKCVICDEIGQLPDDLPLAKKLRNRPIHTYMCERCSDRIAEKTIARIATGNFFFRRSTHPIEKDF from the coding sequence ATGCGCGTCAAATGTGTCATATGCGACGAAATCGGGCAGCTTCCCGATGACCTTCCATTGGCTAAAAAATTGAGGAATCGCCCGATTCATACGTATATGTGTGAACGGTGCAGCGACCGGATTGCAGAAAAGACCATTGCCCGCATCGCGACAGGAAACTTTTTCTTCCGGCGTAGCACCCATCCGATTGAAAAAGATTTTTAA
- a CDS encoding YlaH-like family protein: protein MNGTIGDAEAIEAMSPVARLIFELTSSTSTGIWLFIVVFILSAIVFKLGFARKIKPWQNIVIYSFLFLGCIVLTFFAIYLPIVEGMIVAALILIIYRVRRLNEHKEDSIAS from the coding sequence ATGAATGGTACTATCGGGGATGCAGAAGCAATTGAAGCTATGTCTCCAGTTGCTCGTTTGATTTTTGAGCTGACGTCATCAACTTCAACTGGGATTTGGTTATTTATAGTTGTTTTCATCCTTTCCGCCATTGTATTTAAGCTGGGTTTTGCCAGGAAGATAAAACCATGGCAAAATATTGTGATCTACAGTTTCCTGTTCTTGGGATGTATAGTTCTGACGTTTTTTGCGATTTATCTTCCTATCGTGGAAGGGATGATTGTCGCGGCGCTCATTTTAATCATCTATCGCGTCCGCAGGCTGAATGAACACAAAGAAGACTCCATCGCATCGTAA